A section of the Phacochoerus africanus isolate WHEZ1 chromosome 4, ROS_Pafr_v1, whole genome shotgun sequence genome encodes:
- the LOC125124536 gene encoding olfactory receptor 2T11-like: protein MENRNSTSDFILLGLLVNNKATGVVFAGIFAIFVVAVTENLVMIFLIQVDFLLHTPMYFLLSQLSIMDTLFICTTVPKLLVDMVSKEKKISFVACGIQIFLCSTMIGSEFFLLSLMAYDRYVAICNPLRYPVLMNRRVCLLLAAGAWFGGSLDGFLLTSVTMTFPYCGSRSINHFFCEIPAVLRLACADTSLYETLMYSCCVLMVLIPISIISTTYTLILLTVHRMRSAEGRKKAFTTCSSHLTVVSIFYGAAFYNYVLPQSFHTPEQDKVVSAFYTIVTPMLNPLIYSLRNKDVLGAFKKIFAQCLSTQKVSTIYP, encoded by the coding sequence ATGGAGAATAGAAATTCAACCTCTGACTTTATCCTCCTGGGACTTCTGGTAAACAATAAAGCTACAGGGGTTGTCTTTGCaggtatttttgctatttttgtggTGGCCGTAACTGAAAATTTGGTCATGATATTCTTGATTCAGGTTGACTTTctcctccacacacccatgtactttcTGCTCAGCCAGCTGTCCATCATGGACACCCTTTTTATTTGCACCACTGTCCCAAAGCTCTTGGTGGACATGGtttctaaagagaagaaaatttcctTTGTAGCCTGTGGCATCCAGATCTTTCTTTGCTCAACCATGATTGGCTCAGAGTTCTTCCTATTGAGCctcatggcctatgaccgctacgtggccatctgcaacccacttAGGTACCCAGTCCTGATGAATCGCAGAGTGTGTCTTCTTCTGGCTGCTGGTGCCTGGTTTGGTGGATCCCTGGATGGCTTTCTGCTTACCTCTGTCACCATGACTTTCCCCTACTGTGGTTCCCGAAGTATCAACCATTTCTTCTGTGAGATCCCTGCAGTTCTCAGATTAGCCTGTGCTGACACATCCTTGTATGAAACCTTGATGTACAGCTGCTGTGTACTCATGGTTCTCATCCCTATCTCTATTATCTCTACCACCTACACCCTCATCTTGTTAACCGTCCACCGTATGCGCTCAGCTGAGGGCCGGAAAAAGGCCTTTACCACTTGTTCTTCACACTTGACTGTGGTCAGCATTTTCTATGGGGCTGCCTTCTACAATTATGTGCTGCCCCAGTCATTTCACACCCCTGAGCAGGACAAGGTGGTATCAGCTTTCTATACCATAGTCACACCCATGCTCAATCCTCTCATCTACAGCCTCAGAAACAAGGATGTCCTGGGggcatttaaaaagatatttgcacaATGCTTATCTACTCAGAAAGTATCTACAATTTATCCTTAG